In Prescottella soli, a genomic segment contains:
- a CDS encoding AMIN-like domain-containing (lipo)protein — MKSVVIGVVAASVVVLTGCGNDTFAPQSDSPIVARAVPTPADRTGRMQIGPTPPPPSTLRPVPADELPPLDGDAPTIAIDDVRIEVDARTGTARVVYRFTGAAGVPFWKAGYVAEAVPYGGGPSLVVAGQAIMQIDIMGTATPTRDVYSAATPLAGPEGSGVTQLFLLPGTQEANGVTQSFVGLRGGPRPFEVVAVEDPPQLVVEIR, encoded by the coding sequence GTGAAGTCTGTGGTCATCGGTGTGGTGGCGGCGAGCGTGGTCGTGCTGACGGGCTGCGGCAACGATACCTTTGCACCGCAGTCGGATTCGCCGATCGTCGCGCGTGCCGTCCCCACGCCGGCCGACCGCACCGGCCGGATGCAGATCGGCCCGACTCCACCGCCGCCGTCCACGCTGCGACCCGTGCCGGCCGACGAGCTGCCGCCTCTCGACGGGGACGCACCCACGATCGCCATCGACGACGTGCGGATCGAGGTCGACGCCCGCACCGGAACCGCGCGGGTCGTGTACCGATTCACCGGCGCCGCCGGAGTCCCCTTCTGGAAGGCGGGGTACGTCGCCGAGGCCGTCCCGTACGGTGGCGGTCCGAGTCTCGTTGTCGCCGGGCAGGCGATCATGCAGATCGACATCATGGGTACCGCGACGCCCACACGGGACGTCTATTCCGCCGCAACGCCATTGGCGGGTCCGGAGGGGTCCGGCGTGACCCAGCTCTTCCTGCTGCCCGGCACGCAAGAGGCGAACGGAGTCACCCAGTCCTTCGTCGGTCTCCGCGGCGGGCCGAGACCGTTCGAGGTGGTCGCCGTCGAGGACCCGCCGCAGCTGGTTGTCGAGATCCGATGA
- the helR gene encoding RNA polymerase recycling motor ATPase HelR: protein MSAREYEDELRAEQEYVTGLYARLDAERARVKARYGAALRSPVDVTNGGTLVDRDAEVRTLAREMQRLDVADHGLCFGRLDAVSGDRSYIGRIGILDEEHDFEPLLLDWRAPAARAFYVATAASPEGMRRRRQFHSRGRHVVEFTDEVLGRPDGTDPDSRGDSALLAAVNAPRGDGMRDIVATIQAAQDEIIRLDHSGVLVIEGGPGTGKTVVALHRVAYLLYTQREQMERHGVLVLGPNSAFLRHIDRVLPSLGETNVVFTTTGDLVPGLHVTAEDTSDAARSKGSLRILDVLAAAIADRQRLPENPIPIELSGVALQIDAETAAWAREEARASGRPHNEARAVFREIVTYVLTERAIGRIGKGWLSRSDRKAWEQMRTELLEELAQDANFTTALDALWPVLSPDSVLAELYSSRERLSAAGADPALWREAGDAWTVSDVPLLDELVELLGRDERVDLAAERERKARTEYAEAVLDSLVSRADHMEDDELRLFATDVLDAEGLAERFVERDTRELAERAAADRDWTYRHIVVDEAQELSEMDWRVLMRRCPSKSFTVVGDLAQRRSSAGATSWDAMLEPYVPGRWVYRSLSVNYRTPAEIMAVAAALLAEFAPGVQPPDSVRACGVQPWSANVDSGELTSAIEEFERGEAGRDGTSVVIGPPDVPGAVPASEAKGLEFDAVLVVEPERILADGPRGAAELYVALTRATQRLGVLHRGPLPQALAGLVEVAANSASPEVGCQRGG, encoded by the coding sequence TTGTCAGCTCGAGAGTACGAAGACGAATTGCGGGCCGAACAGGAGTACGTGACGGGGCTCTACGCGCGACTCGACGCCGAGCGTGCGCGAGTGAAGGCGCGGTACGGCGCGGCGTTGCGAAGCCCTGTCGACGTCACGAACGGCGGGACACTGGTGGATCGGGACGCCGAGGTCCGCACGCTGGCCAGGGAGATGCAGCGGCTGGACGTGGCGGACCACGGGCTGTGCTTCGGTCGGTTGGACGCCGTGTCCGGTGATCGTTCCTACATCGGCCGGATCGGCATCTTGGACGAGGAGCACGACTTCGAACCGCTGCTCCTCGACTGGCGCGCGCCGGCCGCGCGTGCGTTCTACGTGGCCACCGCCGCCAGCCCCGAGGGCATGCGTCGACGTCGGCAGTTCCACAGTCGGGGGCGTCACGTGGTCGAGTTCACCGACGAGGTTCTCGGTCGCCCCGACGGCACAGACCCGGACAGTCGGGGAGACTCGGCTCTGCTCGCAGCCGTCAACGCGCCACGCGGTGACGGGATGCGCGACATCGTGGCGACGATCCAGGCAGCGCAGGACGAGATCATCCGACTCGACCACTCGGGGGTGTTGGTGATCGAGGGTGGTCCCGGCACCGGGAAGACCGTCGTCGCCCTGCACCGCGTCGCGTATCTGCTCTACACACAGCGCGAGCAGATGGAACGACACGGGGTGCTCGTGCTCGGCCCCAATTCGGCGTTCCTGCGGCACATCGATCGCGTTCTCCCGTCGCTCGGTGAGACGAATGTCGTGTTCACGACCACCGGTGACCTCGTGCCCGGCCTGCACGTCACCGCGGAGGACACGTCGGACGCCGCGCGGTCGAAGGGTTCGCTCCGGATCCTGGACGTGCTCGCCGCGGCGATCGCCGACCGGCAGCGGCTGCCCGAGAACCCGATTCCGATCGAACTGTCGGGTGTCGCGCTGCAGATCGACGCCGAGACGGCGGCGTGGGCGCGGGAGGAGGCGCGCGCCAGCGGGCGACCGCACAACGAGGCCCGCGCGGTGTTCCGTGAGATCGTCACGTACGTGCTCACCGAGCGCGCGATCGGCCGGATCGGCAAGGGCTGGTTGTCCCGCTCGGATCGCAAGGCGTGGGAGCAGATGCGGACCGAGCTGCTCGAGGAGCTCGCGCAGGACGCGAACTTCACCACCGCGCTCGACGCACTCTGGCCGGTGCTGTCCCCGGATTCAGTACTTGCAGAGCTCTATTCGTCACGGGAGCGGTTGAGTGCGGCCGGCGCCGACCCGGCGCTGTGGCGCGAGGCCGGCGACGCCTGGACGGTCTCGGACGTGCCGCTGCTCGACGAGTTGGTCGAACTACTCGGCCGGGACGAGCGGGTGGATCTGGCCGCTGAGCGGGAGCGAAAGGCGCGGACCGAGTACGCCGAAGCCGTGCTGGACAGCCTCGTCAGCCGCGCCGACCACATGGAGGACGACGAACTCCGGCTCTTCGCCACCGACGTGTTGGACGCCGAAGGCCTGGCCGAGCGGTTCGTCGAGCGCGACACCCGCGAGCTCGCCGAACGCGCTGCCGCGGACCGGGACTGGACCTACCGGCACATCGTCGTCGACGAGGCACAGGAACTGTCCGAGATGGACTGGCGCGTGCTGATGCGCCGCTGCCCGAGCAAGTCCTTCACCGTCGTCGGCGATCTCGCGCAGCGTCGGTCTTCGGCCGGCGCGACGTCGTGGGATGCGATGCTCGAGCCGTACGTGCCCGGCCGCTGGGTCTACCGGTCGCTGTCGGTGAACTACCGCACCCCGGCGGAGATCATGGCCGTCGCCGCGGCGCTGCTCGCCGAGTTCGCACCCGGGGTCCAGCCACCGGATTCGGTTCGCGCGTGCGGGGTCCAGCCTTGGTCGGCAAACGTAGATTCCGGCGAACTGACATCTGCCATAGAGGAATTCGAACGGGGCGAAGCGGGACGCGACGGGACGAGCGTCGTGATCGGGCCACCGGACGTTCCGGGCGCGGTGCCGGCTTCGGAGGCGAAGGGCCTGGAGTTCGACGCCGTCCTGGTGGTGGAGCCGGAACGCATCCTCGCGGACGGCCCGCGCGGTGCTGCCGAACTCTATGTCGCCCTCACCCGCGCCACCCAGCGCCTCGGTGTCCTGCACCGGGGACCGCTGCCGCAGGCCCTGGCCGGTCTCGTCGAAGTGGCAGCGAACAGCGCCTCCCCGGAAGTAGGGTGCCAGCGGGGCGGGTAG
- a CDS encoding DUF6325 family protein, which yields MTQPSDIGPVELVVLTFPGTTADPATVAALQDVVDRGYVTLLDLVYIAKDAAGNLTEIDVDEDLSDTGLADLAIEAQHWISADDLDVVRSSLEPGTSAAIIVYEEAWARRIATAARAAGGEVALHVQVPRDAVLAAVEHAR from the coding sequence ATGACTCAACCGAGCGACATCGGCCCCGTGGAACTGGTCGTACTGACCTTCCCCGGAACGACCGCCGACCCCGCCACCGTCGCCGCACTGCAGGACGTGGTCGACCGTGGATACGTGACCCTGCTCGACCTCGTCTACATCGCGAAGGACGCGGCCGGCAACCTCACCGAGATCGACGTCGACGAGGACCTTTCAGACACCGGCCTGGCCGACCTGGCCATCGAGGCACAGCACTGGATCAGCGCCGACGACCTGGACGTGGTGCGGTCCTCGCTCGAGCCCGGAACGTCCGCGGCGATCATCGTCTACGAGGAGGCGTGGGCGCGCCGGATCGCCACCGCGGCCCGCGCCGCGGGCGGTGAGGTGGCCCTACACGTTCAGGTACCCCGTGACGCGGTCCTCGCCGCCGTCGAGCACGCACGGTAG
- a CDS encoding DUF1707 SHOCT-like domain-containing protein: MHALNVIGEHYAAGRLDASEFYDRSGAIASARTLDAMRDSFRGLPGGLPLDVIDGHVRKMAVGGDVEPTGVGRPVASPGPRSDESDLSALRKRGGLVESLDGVIFGVTLVAFLVLQLIVDWDYAWIVWPSLIVTLSVPRMLLKYSDADEEIYEELKEEEAKSRKKRLREAAERIHELEAKRDPDNT; encoded by the coding sequence ATGCACGCGTTGAACGTCATCGGCGAGCACTACGCGGCAGGGCGTTTGGACGCGAGTGAGTTCTACGACCGGTCGGGGGCGATCGCGTCGGCCCGCACCCTCGATGCGATGCGGGACTCGTTCCGTGGACTTCCGGGCGGCCTGCCGCTCGACGTGATCGACGGGCACGTTCGGAAAATGGCGGTCGGCGGTGACGTCGAGCCGACGGGTGTCGGGCGGCCCGTCGCGTCACCGGGGCCCCGCAGTGACGAATCCGATCTGTCCGCACTCAGGAAGCGCGGTGGGTTGGTCGAGTCGCTCGACGGGGTGATCTTCGGTGTCACCCTCGTGGCGTTCCTCGTGCTCCAGCTGATCGTCGACTGGGACTACGCCTGGATCGTTTGGCCCTCGTTGATCGTGACGCTCAGCGTCCCCCGGATGCTTCTCAAGTACAGCGACGCCGACGAGGAGATCTACGAGGAGCTGAAGGAGGAGGAGGCGAAGTCGCGCAAGAAGCGTCTCCGAGAGGCCGCCGAACGGATCCACGAACTCGAGGCCAAGCGGGACCCCGACAACACCTGA
- a CDS encoding MerR family transcriptional regulator, giving the protein MRISDIAQAAGTTPRTIRHYHRLGLLDEPRRLANGYREYGMADLVRLMRVRWLAGAGIPLGSVASIVSATTDGTAADDLEADLTALVDTIDAEQRVLAAKRARLQEMLDAHRAGRPVSPLPPDLALVFTELIAAETDPAVRAEFERERGAWELVAISGSAPEEFFESAARQLSDPPSRERIVAVYRRFAAVRGRSPEECADEIESLSEAMQEAVRALFVESGVLEQWQSEVGPGRKPAMPITDLVPDPAQGAILTRVMQRLGILDDDGNFEGQVPS; this is encoded by the coding sequence ATGCGTATCAGCGACATCGCACAGGCGGCCGGCACCACACCGCGCACGATCCGGCACTACCACCGGCTCGGCCTGCTCGACGAGCCCCGGCGGCTGGCGAACGGGTACCGCGAGTACGGCATGGCGGACCTGGTGCGGCTCATGCGGGTGCGCTGGCTCGCCGGGGCCGGGATACCCCTCGGCTCGGTGGCGTCGATCGTGTCCGCGACGACCGACGGCACCGCTGCCGACGACCTCGAGGCCGACCTCACCGCACTGGTCGACACCATCGATGCCGAGCAACGTGTTCTCGCGGCGAAGCGAGCCCGGCTGCAGGAGATGCTCGACGCGCACCGCGCCGGTCGGCCGGTGTCGCCGCTGCCGCCCGACTTGGCGCTGGTCTTCACCGAATTGATCGCCGCCGAAACCGATCCGGCGGTGCGGGCGGAGTTCGAACGCGAACGGGGCGCCTGGGAACTGGTCGCGATCTCCGGGTCGGCCCCTGAAGAGTTCTTCGAATCGGCGGCGCGCCAGCTCTCCGATCCACCGTCCCGCGAGCGGATCGTGGCGGTGTACCGCAGGTTCGCGGCAGTCCGTGGACGCAGCCCGGAAGAATGCGCCGACGAGATCGAATCCCTGTCGGAGGCAATGCAGGAGGCCGTCCGGGCCCTCTTCGTCGAATCCGGAGTTCTCGAGCAATGGCAGTCCGAGGTGGGGCCCGGCCGCAAGCCGGCCATGCCGATCACCGACCTGGTTCCGGACCCCGCGCAGGGCGCGATCCTCACCCGGGTGATGCAGCGGCTCGGGATCCTCGACGACGACGGGAACTTCGAAGGCCAGGTGCCGTCGTGA
- a CDS encoding CHAP domain-containing protein, which translates to MSAQPDARRRRLAVWIASAIAVLVVAAGAVLWWAPDRYLPWDTASFPAVDASTLTPTQAKVIDVLENEHRQQRPGTFYSDGAKEPWCANFVSWVMREAGEPFANPNSGSWRIPGVYTLQEYYESQGRFEAVGNGYTPKVGDVVLYDNEFRIGQHTNFVVAVDGDSATTVGGNELGKIRVHDLDWRSDSAVVGFGRLDS; encoded by the coding sequence ATGAGCGCACAACCCGACGCCCGTCGTCGCCGCCTCGCCGTCTGGATCGCATCCGCGATCGCGGTGCTGGTGGTGGCGGCGGGCGCCGTGCTGTGGTGGGCGCCCGACCGGTACCTGCCCTGGGACACGGCGTCCTTCCCCGCCGTCGACGCCTCGACGCTGACGCCGACCCAGGCCAAGGTGATCGACGTGCTCGAGAACGAGCATCGGCAACAGCGGCCCGGCACCTTCTACTCCGACGGCGCGAAGGAGCCGTGGTGCGCCAACTTCGTCAGCTGGGTCATGCGTGAGGCCGGCGAGCCGTTCGCGAACCCGAACTCCGGGTCGTGGCGCATCCCCGGCGTCTACACGCTGCAGGAGTATTACGAATCCCAGGGCCGGTTCGAGGCGGTGGGTAACGGCTACACACCCAAGGTCGGCGATGTGGTGTTGTACGACAACGAGTTCCGGATCGGTCAGCACACCAACTTCGTGGTCGCCGTCGACGGTGACAGCGCCACGACAGTCGGCGGCAACGAGCTCGGGAAGATTCGCGTGCACGACCTCGACTGGCGGTCGGACTCCGCCGTCGTCGGCTTCGGGCGGCTGGATTCCTGA
- a CDS encoding SHOCT domain-containing protein — protein MIGRRMGRPGLLGTVARTAVIAGTARATTNAMDRSSQRRAAEQQAYAEQQSAEQQAAMARQLAAQQQTAPPTSGSSGDDLISKLQQLGQLHQSGVLSDEEFAAAKAKLLA, from the coding sequence ATGATCGGACGACGCATGGGTCGGCCCGGGTTGTTGGGGACGGTGGCACGAACCGCGGTCATCGCAGGCACCGCGAGGGCGACAACCAACGCGATGGACCGGAGCTCGCAGCGGCGCGCGGCCGAGCAGCAGGCCTACGCGGAACAGCAGTCGGCCGAGCAGCAGGCCGCGATGGCTCGGCAACTCGCCGCACAGCAGCAGACGGCCCCGCCGACCTCCGGATCCTCCGGTGACGATCTGATCTCCAAGCTGCAGCAGCTCGGCCAGCTGCACCAATCGGGTGTGCTTTCCGACGAGGAATTCGCAGCCGCGAAGGCGAAGCTGCTCGCCTGA